A window of Synergistaceae bacterium genomic DNA:
TCGACTACGGGTCTGACGGATATAAAGACGTTCTCGAAAAAATAAATAAGTCGCAAGACAAACCTGGCTTACAAAAACATTAAAAACACTTCTTATCTTAATAGAACCGTTTTTCGAACACTTGAAAATAGCAAACAACGCACACAATCACAATTAATCCCGCCCGATAATGAGGTGGTCTAACCTAAAATCGCATTGTAAGAATGCTTGCAACAAGACCGCGAACGTAAAACAGGGTGGAGATTTCAATATGATAAAAAAACTTGCCGGATGTATCGGGCAATATAAACAGGATGCAATCCTTACTCCAGTATTTGTTGCGCTGGAAATTGCGATGGATGTCATCATACCTTTGCTCATGGCAAGGATGATTGATGATGGTATCACGAACGGCAACATGAATGTGATTTTGAAAATCGGACTTATCTTGATATTTATATGTACCTTTTCTCTTGCAAGTGGATTTTTGTCCGGACATTTTGCAGCCCGTGCATCTGCCGGATTTGCAAAGAATCTACGAAAAACAATGTACTACAAAATTCAGGAATTCACTTTTGGCAATATTGATAAATTCTCGTCTAGCGGACTTGTTACGCGCTTGACTACAGATGTTACCAACGTGCAATATACATTTCAAATAATTATTCGTATATTCGTCCGCGCTCCATTAATGATTATTTTTGCGGTATTCATGGTTTTCTCAATTAACAGAAAACTTGCATGGGTGTTCGCAGTCATCTTTCCCGTACTTGCTATTGGGCTAATTATCATAATGGCAAAGGCACACCCCAAACTTGCGCAGGTTTTTAAGCTGTATGACAAACTAAATAACTTGGTACAAGAAAATATACGTGGTATTCGTGTGGTCAAAAGCCATGTGCGCGAAGATTTTGAGACCGAAAAATTTAAAGATAGTCCAAAATGGCATGGATGCTCTTATGGAAGGACGTACGGTGCTTGTTATCGCCCACCGCCTCTCTACTGTACAAAACTCAAAGGCAATCTTGGTATTAGATAACGGCCGAATTATAGAGCGCGGGAGCCACGATAATTTAATCGAACAGAAAGGTAGATATTATCAGTTTTATACAGGCGCATTTGAAACAGCAGATGAATTTCAAAAAGAGCTTGCTTAAAAAGCGTGTTTTTTATTTATTTGTATTTAGAATCACTATCGCCCATGCCGCCAAATCATCTATATCTCTGGGGGGTACCCTAAGAGATGTTGGAACAATTTTCCAAAGCCACTTCGGCGGATGAAGTTGCCAGTACAACTCTCTAGCCTTTAAAGTGGTTCCATATTCACTTACTATTTCAACTTTTATTGAATCTTTTAGCAGTTTTTTTGTTTCGTCGTGAGAAGTACCGTCTCCTAGTAGAATCTTACCTGCAACTTTTCCCAAAACTGAATCTACGCTGCCCTCTTTGCTCCACTCTGACAATAAAATCCAGTCATTATTCTCAATAGCTTCAGCAAGTTTTACTTCTTCGGACTTCGGCACTATCGCCGAAAATAACAAGTTTTCTTCATCAATAAGTGCGAAACCTATTTTATATCTGCCGGGGTCAATTCCGCACTTCATCAAAAAGTCCCTCTTCATAGGATTCCCACCTTGGATACATCCACATCCACTGGTGCGGATGAGCTCTTATCCAAGAGGAAATGATATCGTTGCAATCATCAATGCTGCTTTGGATATCTTCTCCATATGGTTTCCCGTTTCGACCTTTCAGCCTGGGATATAGATGTAAATCAAATGTAAAACCATCTTCTCTTCTTACACAGTAACAGGGTAAAATTGCACAGCTTAATTTTTGTGCCAGTTTGGCTATACCCACAGGAGTGCTTGCAGGGTGTCCCAAAAACATTGAAAGAACGCCATTAAGTCTCGCATCCTGATCCACAGGCACAGCGATTATCTCCCCTGATTTTAGGGCTTTTATCATTGCCCTAAGGTCGTTCGCTTTACCTAGTGCAATTGAACCTCCAGCCACTCGCAGATCCATAATCAGCTTTGTAATTCTGTCATCGCGCTGATCAGTACCGAGGGCATTAACCTTGTATCCGTTCTGAGCGCACCAGACAGCGCCATACTCCCAATTCCCTATATGTGCTGTGGCCAATACTACTCCTCGTCCATCTTCCACAGCTTCTCTTAAGTATTCTTCACCATGAACCCTAACATATTTATTTATATTTTTCGCATCTATCGGAATTCGTGCAAATTCTGCAATGGCTCTTCCAAAATGTTTGTATACAGAGTGGACAATTACATTGGCATCTTTTTGTGAGATATTGAGTCTTGCGGAACAGCGAGCAGAAGCCTCTTTAACTTTGCGTTTCGTAAAAAGGGGCACAAGTCCTCCCAAAAATCCTCCTAAGCGAATTGCCGTTTTATGAGAAAGTAGGCTCGTTATACGCTTAAATATCAGGACCATGAACCATATCGCCGGTTGTTTCCTAGCCATCAATTCCCCACCATTCCAATTTCATAATGTGTACTTCAATACTCTATTTTAAGAATTTTGCTTATCATACAGATTTCTGCCGCAACTGTCTATGAGTACTACGAGAGGCATATCCTTCACTTCCAAACGTAGCACTGCTTCGGGGCCTAACTCTTCATATGCCACTGTCTCAGCCGAAATGACAAAACTTGAAAGTAAGACTGAGGCTCCTCCTGTAGCACCAAAATAGACGGCTTTATGTTCTTTTATCGCTTCTACTACTTCTTTTGAACGTATGCCTTTCCCTATCATTCCGTGAACCCCACGACTTAGCAGAAAGGGGGTGTAGGGATCCATACGATAACTGGAAGTCGGACCTATTGAGCCTATGACAGCACCGGGTGGTGTAGGTGCAGGACCAGCATAGAAAATCGTTTCATCCTTGATAGAAAATGAGAGTTCCTCATTTCTTTTTAGAGAGGTTACCATTTTCTCATGTGCTGCGTCTCGTGCCACTAAAATTTTGCCGGAAAGTGCAACGATATCGCCAACTTTCAAGTCCGCTATCGTGTCAGTAGTTAAGGGAGTAAAAATTTTCTTAGCCATTTTTCTCTTTCCCCTCTATTACCCCTTCCGCATGACGCAGAGCGTGACAGCAAATATTCACTGCTAATGGCATACCGGCAATATGTGTAGGGAGAGTTTTTATATGCACATCAAGAGCAGTTGTCTCCCCGCCATATCCTCCCGGCCCTATTTGCAAAGCATTCACTCTTTTAAGTATATCCAATTCCATATTAGCATATTCTCTTATGGGATTACGTACTCCAGAAGGAATCAGAAGTGCTTCCTTTGCAGCGAGTGCAACACTTTCAAAGTTTCCTCCGATACCTATCCCGACAATGATAGGAGGACAGGGATTCGCTCCCGCATTTTTGACTGTTTGCAGTACCGATTCTATTACGCCATCTGCACCGTCGGCAGGCTTTAGCATAAAAATACGGCTCATGTTTTCACTGCCCATTCCTTTCGGGCTTACAGTTATCTTTATTTTATTACCTGGAACAATTTTAAAATGAATTATTGCGGGTGTGTTGTCTCCGCTATTTTTTCTTTCAAAGAGAGGATCTTTCACTGCGGATTTGCGTAAATACCCCTCTGTATAGGCCAAACGTATCCCTTCGTTTATAGCGCCTTCGAAATCTCCGCCCACAACATGAACATCCTGTCCCAACTCTACAAATACGACGGCAAGTCCGCAGTCTTGACATATTGGCATTCTTTTTTCCGCTGCGAGCTCTGCATTCTTCAATATGTCCTGTAAAGCTTGTCTTCCCAGTGGGTCAGTCTCATTTTTTTCAGCGGTTTCGATTATTTTTCTGACGTCTTTAGGCAATTGAAGATTTGCTTCAAGCGATAAAGAACGAACTAATTCTGTTATATCTGCTGTTTTTACTAAATATTCGGGCATGATTTCTCCTCCAAAATCTCTTACGCACAATGAAATTATATATTAAAAACAGATAAACGTTTATGAATATGTAATATTCTATATGCTTTTTTATTTTTTTTTTGTATAATTACCTAGTTATTTTTGATAATACTCACCTAGAGAGGAGCATATATGGAAAACAGAAGAACAGATATGAATATTTTCATAAAACACAATATTCCAAATGGCTGTGTCCGCTCAGTTCCCTGTAAAATATCCATCTTAGGAATGGATAGAGCTGAAGATTTGTTTCGCCTTCATAACGACGTGGCCGAAGGAGTAAGTAGAGATCTCTTCTCTTGGGCCGCAGAAGATGAATTACGAAGATTTCTAAGTGATGAAGGTTTTACGGTCGGAGTAACTTATAAAGACAGACTAATCTGTGCAAGAACAATCAGAACAAGCGAAAAATGGATAAGGGAGTATCTCGCAGAAACCAATAGAACGCCTGAATGCTACGGGAACCCTGCAATCACAGGATTCTGTGTAGTTGACAAGGAATTTAGAGGCAATGACATTCAGTTTCTTACTCAGTACTATGCAGAAAGTTTTTTGATAGAAGATTTTGACTGCATTTTAACAACAGCTTCTCCAAACAACGTTCACAGCCTTCAAAATCTGCTTAAGTGCGGTTTTAATATCATTGATATGAGGGTCAATCGAGACAATAATAGACGCTATATTTTGAAAAAAAGCCTAATCGAAAACGGGATGATATCGATTCCGGGTAAAAAACAAATTTCTATAAAGCACTTAGATAGCCAAGAGCGAGCTTTAAAAGAGGGATACATCGGCTTTAAACTTATTACGAAAACTCACGGCATGGATCTTTTATTTGCAAAATTAACTAAAGACATACAAGAATAAAAAACTCGCGACGTAACATATACGTCGCGAGTTTTTTATTCTTAGAATGGAAATGTGACGCTAGTTTGTAAGCAGAGTCAACATGGCACCTGCGGCAACCGCGGTTCCAATGACTCCTGCAACGTTGGGCCCCATGGCGTGCATCAAAATATATGTCCCGGGAAATTCTTTTGATACGACTTTCTGACATACTCTGGCCGACATAGGCACAGCAGATACTCCAGCAGCCCCAATGACCGGATTTATCTTGCCTTTGGTAACAACTTTCATAAACTGACCGAAAATTACTCCTCCAGCCGTACTGAATATAAATGTTATCAATCCCAATAAAATTATCTTTAACGTAGCAACAGTTAAGAATGAATCAGCGTTCATCGTGGCACCCACAGCTATTCCCAAAAATATCGTTGTGGCATTTAGGACTTCATTTTGTGCTGCCTGTGAAA
This region includes:
- a CDS encoding ABC transporter ATP-binding protein; translated protein: MIKKLAGCIGQYKQDAILTPVFVALEIAMDVIIPLLMARMIDDGITNGNMNVILKIGLILIFICTFSLASGFLSGHFAARASAGFAKNLRKTMYYKIQEFTFGNIDKFSSSGLVTRLTTDVTNVQYTFQIIIRIFVRAPLMIIFAVFMVFSINRKLAWVFAVIFPVLAIGLIIIMAKAHPKLAQVFKLYDKLNNLVQENIRGIRVVKSHVREDFETEKFKDSPKWHGCSYGRTYGACYRPPPLYCTKLKGNLGIR
- a CDS encoding endonuclease, which produces MKCGIDPGRYKIGFALIDEENLLFSAIVPKSEEVKLAEAIENNDWILLSEWSKEGSVDSVLGKVAGKILLGDGTSHDETKKLLKDSIKVEIVSEYGTTLKARELYWQLHPPKWLWKIVPTSLRVPPRDIDDLAAWAIVILNTNK
- a CDS encoding lysophospholipid acyltransferase family protein encodes the protein MARKQPAIWFMVLIFKRITSLLSHKTAIRLGGFLGGLVPLFTKRKVKEASARCSARLNISQKDANVIVHSVYKHFGRAIAEFARIPIDAKNINKYVRVHGEEYLREAVEDGRGVVLATAHIGNWEYGAVWCAQNGYKVNALGTDQRDDRITKLIMDLRVAGGSIALGKANDLRAMIKALKSGEIIAVPVDQDARLNGVLSMFLGHPASTPVGIAKLAQKLSCAILPCYCVRREDGFTFDLHLYPRLKGRNGKPYGEDIQSSIDDCNDIISSWIRAHPHQWMWMYPRWESYEEGLFDEVRN
- a CDS encoding Fe-S-containing hydro-lyase, whose protein sequence is MAKKIFTPLTTDTIADLKVGDIVALSGKILVARDAAHEKMVTSLKRNEELSFSIKDETIFYAGPAPTPPGAVIGSIGPTSSYRMDPYTPFLLSRGVHGMIGKGIRSKEVVEAIKEHKAVYFGATGGASVLLSSFVISAETVAYEELGPEAVLRLEVKDMPLVVLIDSCGRNLYDKQNS
- a CDS encoding fumarate hydratase gives rise to the protein MPEYLVKTADITELVRSLSLEANLQLPKDVRKIIETAEKNETDPLGRQALQDILKNAELAAEKRMPICQDCGLAVVFVELGQDVHVVGGDFEGAINEGIRLAYTEGYLRKSAVKDPLFERKNSGDNTPAIIHFKIVPGNKIKITVSPKGMGSENMSRIFMLKPADGADGVIESVLQTVKNAGANPCPPIIVGIGIGGNFESVALAAKEALLIPSGVRNPIREYANMELDILKRVNALQIGPGGYGGETTALDVHIKTLPTHIAGMPLAVNICCHALRHAEGVIEGKEKNG